In a single window of the Notamacropus eugenii isolate mMacEug1 chromosome 4, mMacEug1.pri_v2, whole genome shotgun sequence genome:
- the FST gene encoding follistatin isoform X1: protein MLNQRNQPGMLLLLILLCQFMEDRTVQAGNCWLRQAKNGRCQVLYKTGLSKEECCSSGRLSTSWTAEDVNDSTLFKWMIFNGGAPNCIPCKETCDNVDCGPGKKCKMNKKNKPRCVCSPDCSNITWKGPVCGLDGKTYKNECALLKARCKEQPELEVQYQGKCKKTCRDVLCPGSSTCVVDQSNNAYCVTCNRVCPEPTSSEQYLCGNDGITYPSACHLRKATCLLGKSIGLAYEGKCIKARSCEDIHCSGGKKCLWDSKVGRGRCSLCDELCPESKSDEAVCASDNATYASECAMKEAACSTGVVLEVKHSGSCNSITEDTEEEEEDEDQDYSFPISSILEW from the exons CTGGGAATTGCTGGCTCCGGCAAGCAAAGAACGGTCGTTGCCAGGTCTTGTACAAAACTGGTCTCAGCAAAGAAGAGTGTTGCAGCTCCGGGAGGCTTAGCACTTCGTGGACTGCAGAAGATGTGAATGACAGCACGCTTTTCAAGTGGATGATTTTTAACGGGGGCGCCCCGAACTGCATCCCTTGCAAAG AAACGTGTGATAACGTGGACTGTGGACctggaaagaaatgcaaaatgaacaaaaagaacAAACCTCGGTGTGTCTGCTCCCCGGATTGCTCCAATATCACTTGGAAGGGCCCAGTCTGTGGACTAGATGGCAAAACCTACAAAAATGAATGCGCTCTCCTCAAAGCCAGATGTAAAGAGCAGCCAGAGTTGGAAGTCCAGTACCAAGGCAAATGTAAAA AGACCTGTAGAGATGTTTTATGTCCAGGCAGTTCCACATGTGTGGTGGATCAAAGCAATAATGCCTACTGTGTGACATGTAATCGGGTTTGTCCAGAGCCTACCTCCTCTGAACAGTATCTCTGTGGGAACGATGGAATAACTTATCCTAGTGCCTGTCACCTGAGAAAGGCTACCTGCCTGCTGGGCAAATCAATTGGATTAGCCTACGAGGGAAAATGTATCA AGGCAAGGTCCTGTGAAGACATCCATTGTAGTGGTGGAAAGAAATGTTTATGGGACTCCAAAGTTGGCAGAGGCAGGTGTTCACTCTGTGATGAGTTGTGTCCTGAAAGTAAATCTGATGAGGCTGTCTGTGCCAGCGACAATGCCACTTATGCCAGTGAGTGTGCCATGAAGGAGGCTGCCTGCTCCACAGGTGTGGTCTTGGAAGTAAAGCACTCAGGATCTTGCAACT CCATTACTGAAGACacggaagaagaggaggaggacgaAGACCAGGATTACAGCTTTCCTATATCGTCAATTCTAGAGTGGTAA
- the FST gene encoding follistatin isoform X2: MLNQRNQPGMLLLLILLCQFMEDRTVQAGNCWLRQAKNGRCQVLYKTGLSKEECCSSGRLSTSWTAEDVNDSTLFKWMIFNGGAPNCIPCKETCDNVDCGPGKKCKMNKKNKPRCVCSPDCSNITWKGPVCGLDGKTYKNECALLKARCKEQPELEVQYQGKCKKTCRDVLCPGSSTCVVDQSNNAYCVTCNRVCPEPTSSEQYLCGNDGITYPSACHLRKATCLLGKSIGLAYEGKCIKARSCEDIHCSGGKKCLWDSKVGRGRCSLCDELCPESKSDEAVCASDNATYASECAMKEAACSTGVVLEVKHSGSCN; encoded by the exons CTGGGAATTGCTGGCTCCGGCAAGCAAAGAACGGTCGTTGCCAGGTCTTGTACAAAACTGGTCTCAGCAAAGAAGAGTGTTGCAGCTCCGGGAGGCTTAGCACTTCGTGGACTGCAGAAGATGTGAATGACAGCACGCTTTTCAAGTGGATGATTTTTAACGGGGGCGCCCCGAACTGCATCCCTTGCAAAG AAACGTGTGATAACGTGGACTGTGGACctggaaagaaatgcaaaatgaacaaaaagaacAAACCTCGGTGTGTCTGCTCCCCGGATTGCTCCAATATCACTTGGAAGGGCCCAGTCTGTGGACTAGATGGCAAAACCTACAAAAATGAATGCGCTCTCCTCAAAGCCAGATGTAAAGAGCAGCCAGAGTTGGAAGTCCAGTACCAAGGCAAATGTAAAA AGACCTGTAGAGATGTTTTATGTCCAGGCAGTTCCACATGTGTGGTGGATCAAAGCAATAATGCCTACTGTGTGACATGTAATCGGGTTTGTCCAGAGCCTACCTCCTCTGAACAGTATCTCTGTGGGAACGATGGAATAACTTATCCTAGTGCCTGTCACCTGAGAAAGGCTACCTGCCTGCTGGGCAAATCAATTGGATTAGCCTACGAGGGAAAATGTATCA AGGCAAGGTCCTGTGAAGACATCCATTGTAGTGGTGGAAAGAAATGTTTATGGGACTCCAAAGTTGGCAGAGGCAGGTGTTCACTCTGTGATGAGTTGTGTCCTGAAAGTAAATCTGATGAGGCTGTCTGTGCCAGCGACAATGCCACTTATGCCAGTGAGTGTGCCATGAAGGAGGCTGCCTGCTCCACAGGTGTGGTCTTGGAAGTAAAGCACTCAGGATCTTGCAACT GA